One window of Microtus pennsylvanicus isolate mMicPen1 chromosome X, mMicPen1.hap1, whole genome shotgun sequence genomic DNA carries:
- the Rbmx gene encoding RNA-binding motif protein, X chromosome isoform X1 → MGWWTSLQLLWSWRQGEEAFRVFAATVSGKTASYRLEGKMVEADRPGKLFIGGLNTETNEKALEAVFGKYGRIVEVLLMKDRETNKSRGFAFVTFESPADAKDAARDMNGKSLDGKAIKVEQATKPSFESSRRGLPPPPRSRGPPRGLRGGRGGSGGTRGPPSRGGHMDDGGYSMNFTMSSSRGPLPVKRGPPPPPPRSGAPPPKRSAPSGPVRSSSGLGGRAPVSRGRDSYGGLPRREPLPSRRDVYLSPRDDGYSTKDSYSSRDYPSSRDARDYVPPPRDYTYRDYGHSSSRDDYPSRGYSDRDGYGRDRDYSEHPSGGSYRDSYESYGNSRSAPPTRGPPPSYGGSSRYDDYSSSRDGYGGSRDSYSSSRSDLYSSGRDRVGRQERGLPPSMERGYPPPRDSYSSSSRGAPRGGGRGGSRSDRGGGRSRY, encoded by the exons ATGGGCTGGTGGACTTCTCTGCAACTTCTCTGGTCCTGGCGGCAAGGAGAGGAAGCATTTAGAGTTTTCGCCGCCACTGTCAGTGGCAAAA CAGCCTCCTATCGGTTGGAAGGGAAAATGGTTGAAGCAGATCGCCCAGGAAAGCTCTTTATTGGTGGGCTCAATACAGAGACAAATGAGAAAGCCCTTGAAGCAGTATTTGGCAAATATGGACGGATAGTGGAAG TGCTTTTGATGAAGGACCGAGAAACCAACAAGTcaagaggatttgcttttgtcaCATTCGAAAGCCCAGCAGATGCAAAGGATGCTGCCAGAGATATGAATGGAAAG tcctTAGATGGAAAAGCCATCAAGGTGGAGCAAGCCACCAAACCATCATTTGAAAGTAGTAGGCGTGGACTACCTCCACCTCCAAGAAGCAGAGGCCCTCCCAGAGGTCtacgaggaggaagaggaggaagcggAGGAACTAGAGGACCCCCCTCACGTGGAGGACACATGG ATGATGGTGGCTATTCCATGAATTTTACCATGAGTTCTTCGAGGGGACCTCTTCCAGTTAAAAGaggaccaccaccaccaccaccacgaagTGGGGCTCCTCCCCCTAAAAGATCAGCACCTTCAGGGCCAGTTCGTAGCAGCAgtgggctgggaggaagag ccCCCGTGTCACGTGGAAGAGATAGTTATGGAGGCCTGCCACGAAGGGAGCCCCTTCCCTCTCGCAGAGATGTTTATTTGTCCCCAAGAGATGATGGATATTCCACTAAAGACAG CTATTCAAGCAGAGACTATCCAAGTTCTCGTGATGCAAGAGATTATGTACCACCACCAAGAGATTATACTTACCGTGATTACGGCCATTCCAGTTCACGTGATGACTACCCATCCAGAGGCTATAG tgATAGAGATGGATATGGCCGGGATCGTGACTATTCAGAGCATCCAAGTGGAGGGTCCTACAGAGATTCATATGAGAGTTATG GTAACTCACGTAGTGCTCCACCTACACGAGGGCCCCCGCCATCTTATGGTGGAAGCAGTCGCTATGATGATTACAGCAGCTCACGTGACGGATATGGTGGAAGTCGAGACAGTTACTCAAGCAGCCGAAGTGATCTCTACTCAAGTGGTCGTGATCGCGTTGGCAGACAAGAACGAGGGCTTCCCCCTTCTATGGAAAGGGGCTACCCTCCTCCACGTGATTCCTACAGCAGTTCAAGCCGCGGAGCACCAAGAGGTGGTGGCCGTGGAGGAAGCCGATCTGATagagggggaggcagaagcagatactAG
- the Rbmx gene encoding RNA-binding motif protein, X chromosome isoform X2 → MVEADRPGKLFIGGLNTETNEKALEAVFGKYGRIVEVLLMKDRETNKSRGFAFVTFESPADAKDAARDMNGKSLDGKAIKVEQATKPSFESSRRGLPPPPRSRGPPRGLRGGRGGSGGTRGPPSRGGHMDDGGYSMNFTMSSSRGPLPVKRGPPPPPPRSGAPPPKRSAPSGPVRSSSGLGGRAPVSRGRDSYGGLPRREPLPSRRDVYLSPRDDGYSTKDSYSSRDYPSSRDARDYVPPPRDYTYRDYGHSSSRDDYPSRGYSDRDGYGRDRDYSEHPSGGSYRDSYESYGNSRSAPPTRGPPPSYGGSSRYDDYSSSRDGYGGSRDSYSSSRSDLYSSGRDRVGRQERGLPPSMERGYPPPRDSYSSSSRGAPRGGGRGGSRSDRGGGRSRY, encoded by the exons ATGGTTGAAGCAGATCGCCCAGGAAAGCTCTTTATTGGTGGGCTCAATACAGAGACAAATGAGAAAGCCCTTGAAGCAGTATTTGGCAAATATGGACGGATAGTGGAAG TGCTTTTGATGAAGGACCGAGAAACCAACAAGTcaagaggatttgcttttgtcaCATTCGAAAGCCCAGCAGATGCAAAGGATGCTGCCAGAGATATGAATGGAAAG tcctTAGATGGAAAAGCCATCAAGGTGGAGCAAGCCACCAAACCATCATTTGAAAGTAGTAGGCGTGGACTACCTCCACCTCCAAGAAGCAGAGGCCCTCCCAGAGGTCtacgaggaggaagaggaggaagcggAGGAACTAGAGGACCCCCCTCACGTGGAGGACACATGG ATGATGGTGGCTATTCCATGAATTTTACCATGAGTTCTTCGAGGGGACCTCTTCCAGTTAAAAGaggaccaccaccaccaccaccacgaagTGGGGCTCCTCCCCCTAAAAGATCAGCACCTTCAGGGCCAGTTCGTAGCAGCAgtgggctgggaggaagag ccCCCGTGTCACGTGGAAGAGATAGTTATGGAGGCCTGCCACGAAGGGAGCCCCTTCCCTCTCGCAGAGATGTTTATTTGTCCCCAAGAGATGATGGATATTCCACTAAAGACAG CTATTCAAGCAGAGACTATCCAAGTTCTCGTGATGCAAGAGATTATGTACCACCACCAAGAGATTATACTTACCGTGATTACGGCCATTCCAGTTCACGTGATGACTACCCATCCAGAGGCTATAG tgATAGAGATGGATATGGCCGGGATCGTGACTATTCAGAGCATCCAAGTGGAGGGTCCTACAGAGATTCATATGAGAGTTATG GTAACTCACGTAGTGCTCCACCTACACGAGGGCCCCCGCCATCTTATGGTGGAAGCAGTCGCTATGATGATTACAGCAGCTCACGTGACGGATATGGTGGAAGTCGAGACAGTTACTCAAGCAGCCGAAGTGATCTCTACTCAAGTGGTCGTGATCGCGTTGGCAGACAAGAACGAGGGCTTCCCCCTTCTATGGAAAGGGGCTACCCTCCTCCACGTGATTCCTACAGCAGTTCAAGCCGCGGAGCACCAAGAGGTGGTGGCCGTGGAGGAAGCCGATCTGATagagggggaggcagaagcagatactAG